The following coding sequences are from one Nicotiana tomentosiformis chromosome 3, ASM39032v3, whole genome shotgun sequence window:
- the LOC108946651 gene encoding UDP-glycosyltransferase 89B2 isoform X1: protein MICNYQKIRDFVSPRNVYKKAQRKNTSRTIFPHFIEQKKESQKTIHLFLSLKVEPLSTFPFPPPPLLLLLLQHRKMSENHPHVLIFPYPAQGHMLPLLDFTHQLFIRDIAITILVTPKNLPILNPLLSRHPSINTLILPFPSHPSIPDGVENVKDLPADGFRSMMYTLGKLQDPILDWFNNHPSPPSAIISDMFLGFTHEIATQLGIRRYVFSTSGALALSVVYSLWSEMPQRKNTNDENEIFELPNIPNCPKFPWWQLSPIFRSYVKGDPNSEFIRESYLADIASHGLVVNTFTELESEYLDHLMKDLGHDRVWAVGPVLPPGEENDTNNSGSSNRGGSSSALASEILAWLDTCEDNSVVYVCFGSQAVLTNKQMEELAIALEKSGVKFIWSAKRATKGHVSNNYGVIPSWFEEKVAGRGLVIRDWAPQVLILRHRVLAAFLTHCGWNSTLEGLVAGVPMLTWPMGADQFANANLLVDEHKVATRACEGAKTIPNSDELAKLLAEAVQGKGVERRARASELRKAALNGIKESGNSFKDLETFVKHLREEATKIKRYEVFGDQFSWQGLSRINNYTG from the exons ATGATATGCAATTA CCAAAAAATTCGAGACTTTGTTTCCCCTAGAAATGTATATAAAAAAGCACAAAGAAAAAATACCAGTAGGACAATTTTCCCCCACTTCATAGAGCAGAAAAAAGAATCTCAAAAGACCATACATTTGTTCTTGTCCTTGAAAGTTGAACCACTTTCCACTTTCCcctttcctcctcctcctcttcttcttcttcttctgcaacATAGAAAGATGTCTGAAAATCATCCTCATGTTCTCATCTTCCCTTATCCAGCACAAGGCCATATGCTACCCCTTTTAGACTTTACTCATCAGCTATTCATTCGTGATATAGCTATTACTATTTTGGTCACACCCAAAAATCTTCCTATTTTAAACCCACTTCTCTCTAGGCACCCATCAATTAATACTCTTATTTTGCCTTTCCCTTCACACCCTTCAATTCCCGACGGCGTTGAGAACGTCAAGGATCTTCCCGCCGATGGGTTCCGTTCTATGATGTATACTCTTGGTAAACTTCAAGATCCCATCTTGGACTGGTTCAACAACCACCCTTCGCCGCCGTCGGCCATAATTTCCGATATGTTTTTGGGGTTCACTCACGAAATTGCTACCCAGCTCGGTATTCGCCGGTACGTATTCTCCACCTCCGGCGCGTTGGCTTTATCAGTTGTTTATTCACTGTGGAGTGAAATGCCCCAAAGGAAAAATACCAACGATGAGAACGAGATTTTTGAACTCCCTAATATTCCGAATTGCCCAAAATTCCCTTGGTGGCAGTTATCTCCTATTTTTCGCAGCTATGTTAAAGGAGACCCAAATTCAGAATTCATTAGAGAAAGTTATCTTGCTGATATAGCGAGTCACGGACTCGTTGTCAACACGTTCACGGAGTTGGAAAGTGAGTATTTAGATCATCTGATGAAAGATTTGGGCCACGACAGGGTTTGGGCTGTGGGTCCAGTACTGCCTCCAGGCGaggaaaatgataccaataattctGGTTCATCCAACAGAGGTGGTTCGAGCTCTGCTTTGGCTAGTGAAATATTAGCATGGCTCGACACGTGTGAAGATAACTCGGTTGTGTACGTTTGTTTTGGTAGTCAAGCTGTGTTAACAAACAAGCAAATGGAGGAGTTGGCAATTGCGTTGGAGAAAAGTGGTGTCAAGTTCATTTGGTCAGCTAAAAGGGCCACAAAAGGACACGTGTCGAACAATTACGGCGTGATTCCATCTTGGTTTGAGGAAAAAGTGGCTGGAAGGGGTTTGGTGATAAGAGATTGGGCCCCTCAAGTTTTGATCCTAAGGCACCGAGTCCTGGCTGCGTTCTTGACTCATTGCGGTTGGAACTCGACGCTCGAAGGCTTAGTTGCGGGTGTACCAATGTTAACGTGGCCAATGGGTGCTGACcaatttgcaaatgcgaaccttttAGTGGACGAGCATAAGGTAGCAACTAGAGCTTGTGAAGGTGCAAAAACGATACCGAATTCGGATGAGTTGGCTAAGTTATTAGCAGAAGCTGTGCAAGGGAAAGGAGTTGAGCGAAGGGCACGAGCGTCGGAGCTGCGAAAAGCTGCATTGAATGGGATTAAAGAAAGTGGGAACTCATTTAAGGATTTGGAAACGTTCGTAAAGCATTTAAGGGAGGAGGCTACAAAAATCAAAAG
- the LOC108946651 gene encoding UDP-glycosyltransferase 89B2 isoform X2: MICNYQKIRDFVSPRNVYKKAQRKNTSRTIFPHFIEQKKESQKTIHLFLSLKVEPLSTFPFPPPPLLLLLLQHRKMSENHPHVLIFPYPAQGHMLPLLDFTHQLFIRDIAITILVTPKNLPILNPLLSRHPSINTLILPFPSHPSIPDGVENVKDLPADGFRSMMYTLGKLQDPILDWFNNHPSPPSAIISDMFLGFTHEIATQLGIRRYVFSTSGALALSVVYSLWSEMPQRKNTNDENEIFELPNIPNCPKFPWWQLSPIFRSYVKGDPNSEFIRESYLADIASHGLVVNTFTELESEYLDHLMKDLGHDRVWAVGPVLPPGEENDTNNSGSSNRGGSSSALASEILAWLDTCEDNSVVYVCFGSQAVLTNKQMEELAIALEKSGVKFIWSAKRATKGHVSNNYGVIPSWFEEKVAGRGLVIRDWAPQVLILRHRVLAAFLTHCGWNSTLEGLVAGVPMLTWPMGADQFANANLLVDEHKVATRACEGAKTIPNSDELAKLLAEAVQGKGVERRARASELRKAALNGIKESGNSFKDLETFVKHLREEATKIKRSRCS, from the exons ATGATATGCAATTA CCAAAAAATTCGAGACTTTGTTTCCCCTAGAAATGTATATAAAAAAGCACAAAGAAAAAATACCAGTAGGACAATTTTCCCCCACTTCATAGAGCAGAAAAAAGAATCTCAAAAGACCATACATTTGTTCTTGTCCTTGAAAGTTGAACCACTTTCCACTTTCCcctttcctcctcctcctcttcttcttcttcttctgcaacATAGAAAGATGTCTGAAAATCATCCTCATGTTCTCATCTTCCCTTATCCAGCACAAGGCCATATGCTACCCCTTTTAGACTTTACTCATCAGCTATTCATTCGTGATATAGCTATTACTATTTTGGTCACACCCAAAAATCTTCCTATTTTAAACCCACTTCTCTCTAGGCACCCATCAATTAATACTCTTATTTTGCCTTTCCCTTCACACCCTTCAATTCCCGACGGCGTTGAGAACGTCAAGGATCTTCCCGCCGATGGGTTCCGTTCTATGATGTATACTCTTGGTAAACTTCAAGATCCCATCTTGGACTGGTTCAACAACCACCCTTCGCCGCCGTCGGCCATAATTTCCGATATGTTTTTGGGGTTCACTCACGAAATTGCTACCCAGCTCGGTATTCGCCGGTACGTATTCTCCACCTCCGGCGCGTTGGCTTTATCAGTTGTTTATTCACTGTGGAGTGAAATGCCCCAAAGGAAAAATACCAACGATGAGAACGAGATTTTTGAACTCCCTAATATTCCGAATTGCCCAAAATTCCCTTGGTGGCAGTTATCTCCTATTTTTCGCAGCTATGTTAAAGGAGACCCAAATTCAGAATTCATTAGAGAAAGTTATCTTGCTGATATAGCGAGTCACGGACTCGTTGTCAACACGTTCACGGAGTTGGAAAGTGAGTATTTAGATCATCTGATGAAAGATTTGGGCCACGACAGGGTTTGGGCTGTGGGTCCAGTACTGCCTCCAGGCGaggaaaatgataccaataattctGGTTCATCCAACAGAGGTGGTTCGAGCTCTGCTTTGGCTAGTGAAATATTAGCATGGCTCGACACGTGTGAAGATAACTCGGTTGTGTACGTTTGTTTTGGTAGTCAAGCTGTGTTAACAAACAAGCAAATGGAGGAGTTGGCAATTGCGTTGGAGAAAAGTGGTGTCAAGTTCATTTGGTCAGCTAAAAGGGCCACAAAAGGACACGTGTCGAACAATTACGGCGTGATTCCATCTTGGTTTGAGGAAAAAGTGGCTGGAAGGGGTTTGGTGATAAGAGATTGGGCCCCTCAAGTTTTGATCCTAAGGCACCGAGTCCTGGCTGCGTTCTTGACTCATTGCGGTTGGAACTCGACGCTCGAAGGCTTAGTTGCGGGTGTACCAATGTTAACGTGGCCAATGGGTGCTGACcaatttgcaaatgcgaaccttttAGTGGACGAGCATAAGGTAGCAACTAGAGCTTGTGAAGGTGCAAAAACGATACCGAATTCGGATGAGTTGGCTAAGTTATTAGCAGAAGCTGTGCAAGGGAAAGGAGTTGAGCGAAGGGCACGAGCGTCGGAGCTGCGAAAAGCTGCATTGAATGGGATTAAAGAAAGTGGGAACTCATTTAAGGATTTGGAAACGTTCGTAAAGCATTTAAGGGAGGAGGCTACAAAAATCAAAAG